From Salvelinus fontinalis isolate EN_2023a chromosome 30, ASM2944872v1, whole genome shotgun sequence, one genomic window encodes:
- the LOC129829048 gene encoding cytochrome b-245 chaperone 1 homolog, with product MGYMQVEEHTTNMLHLKRSPGIRSWSLLIGIASIGLAAAYYSSDSILWKLFYVTGCLFVAMQNMEEWEEAVFDKTKKVIELKTFSLYALILTMCRRGQEKVVMDMRHLRDVCVQEEKVRYLGKGYLLVLRLATGSSYPLTQSATMGGRSDVEAVASLLKRFLGLEELQCRWEQEEEAVREEDELNPSTDSEEEGDSVQ from the exons ATGGGGTATATGCAGGTAGAGGAGCACACCACCAACATGTTACACCTGAAGAGGTCGCCTGGCATACGCTCCTGGTCGCTGCTCATAG GTATTGCGTCCATTGGCCTGGCTGCTGCATACTACAGCTCAG ACAGTATCCTGTGGAAGCTTTTCTACGTGACGGGCTGTCTGTTCGTGGCCATGCAGAACATGGAGGAGTGGGAGGAGGCAGTGTTTGATAAAACCAAGAAAGTGATAGAGCTGAAGACCTTCAGTCTGTATGCCCTGATTCTCACCATGTGTAGGAGAGGCCAGGAGAAAG TGGTGATGGACATGAGGCACCTGCGTGATGTGTGTGTTCAGGAGGAGAAGGTGCGCTACCTAGGGAAGGGCTACCTGCTGGTGCTGCGACTGGCCACAGgttcctcctaccccctcacacAGAGCGCCACCATGGGGGGACGCAG TGATGTGGAGGCAGTGGCTTCGTTGCTCAAGCGTTTCCTGGGTCTGGAGGAGCTCCAGTGTCGCTGGGAGCAGGAGGAAGAGGCAGTCAGGGAGGAAGATGAACTGAACCCCAGCACTGACTCCGAAGAAGAGGGGGACTCAGTGCAGtag
- the hexdc gene encoding hexosaminidase D translates to MDALPAWPKGKKLVHLDLKGAPPRIDYLHKLIHLFSGLGADGLLVEYEDMFPYEGELKVLQSTQHSPYSREEVLSIQEVAKSQGLEVIPLVQTFGHMEFVLKHKSLWGLREVGHCLGTLNPHREEGVRLVKEMLRQVVELHPGSTSLHIGADEVYLLGEGEESRRWLSTPGRTVQQLFLSHVTRVAKGVREAWPNLNMIMWDDMLRGMDHDTLKGSGLVGLVQLMLWDYNPTLDVKNTVSLLERYSGAGLSELWAASAFKGSTNVHTCVTSTQRHVDNHLQWLQVAAALPEGIHMLGIALTGWQRYDHLSVLCELLPLALPSLASSLQTLTHGQFSPEAQSRVTKTLGISSVDVETMESSTTGDSVLFPGRRLAELVVELTAILQSEELRHFEDNMFVRGWFTPYHRQRKTVSPLIAQQLQSQAMTLLALVEQRVVMVKKEMVRLYPASTAQEWVEQHVSPVVAPIQRVLEDTKASLLEMVPQNVSASMVGQ, encoded by the exons ATGGATGCTTTACCAGCATGGCCCAAGGGGAAGAAGCTGGTTCACCTGGATCTGAAAGGAGCACCTCCTAGAATTGATTACCTGCACAAG ctGATTCATCTTTTTTCTGGTCTGGGTGCTGACGGTCTATTGGTGGAGTATGAAGACATGTTCCCCTATGAAGGCGAGCTGAAGGTGTTACAATCCACTCAGCATTCACCATACAG TCGTGAGGAGGTCCTGTCCATTCAGGAAGTGGCCAAGTCCCAAGGGTTAGAGGTCATTCCTCTGGTGCAGACGTTTGGACACATGGAG tttGTGTTGAAGCACAAGTCGTTGTGGGGGCTGAGGGAGGTGGGCCACTGCCTGGGCACTCTGAACCCCcacagagaggagggtgtgaGGCTCGTAAAGGAGATGCTTCGCCAGGTGGTGGAGCTCCACCCAGGCAGCACCAGCCTGCACATTGGAGCTGACGAG GTGTACCTGCTAGGTGAGGGAGAGGAGTCTAGACGCTGGCTGAGCACACCTGGCCGTACAGTACAGCAGCTGTTCCTCAGTCATGTGACCAGGGTAGCAAAGGGCGTCAGGGAGGCGTGGCCAAACCTCAACATGATCATGTGGGACGACATGTTGAGAGGGATGGACCACGACACACTGAAAG GCAGCGGTTTGGTAGGATTGGTCCAGTTGATGCTGTGGGACTACAACCCCACCCTAGATGTGAAAAACACTG TATCTCTATTGGAGAGGTACAGTGGTGCAGGGCTGTCAGAACTGTGGGCAGCCAGTGCCTTCAAAGGCTCTACTAATGTCCACACATGTGTGAccagcacacagagacatgtgGACAACCATCTACAGTGGCTACAGGTGGCAGCAGCCCTGCCTGAAGGCATACACATGCTGGGCATCGCCCTCACTGGCTGGcagag GTATGACCACCTGTCTGTGCTGTGTGAGTTGCTGCCCCTAGCTCTGCCCTCCCTGGCCTCCAGTCTACAGACACTCACACATG GCCAGTTCAGCCCGGAGGCTCAGAGCAGGGTGACAAAGACTTTGGGCATCTCTTCTGTAGATGTAGAAACCATGGAAAG CTCCACTACAGGTGACTCTGTGCTGTTTCCAGGGAGGAGGTTGGCAGAGCTGGTTGTGGAACTAACAGCAATACTGCAGTCAGAAGAACTCCGCCATTTTGAAGACAACAT GTTTGTGAGAGGCTGGTTCACTCCTTaccacagacagagaaagacagtcaGCCCTCTTATTGCTCAGCAGTTACAGAGTCAAGCCATGAC ATTGTTAGCTCTTGTGGAGCAGAGAGTGGTGATGGTGAAAAAGGAGATGGTGCGTCTGTACCCAGCCTCCACAGCTCAGGAGTGGGTAGAGCAGCATGTCAGCCCTGTGGTGGCTCCCATCCAGAGGGTCCTGGAGGACACCAAAGCCAGCCTACTAGAGATGGTACCCCAGAACGTCTCAGCTTCTATGGTTGGGCAGTAA